One Mytilus trossulus isolate FHL-02 chromosome 5, PNRI_Mtr1.1.1.hap1, whole genome shotgun sequence DNA segment encodes these proteins:
- the LOC134717810 gene encoding uncharacterized protein LOC134717810 produces MADISKAAQVAKEMKNYGMDILGISESRWKGSGETKLQSGDTVIYVGDDEHQVKGVAIMMNERAKKSLMEWTPINKRMIKARFYSKYKKLTVIQAYAPTNDAKEEEKEEFYQQLQDNVSSCNKNDMLIVMGDLNAKVGKDNSHMQEVLGKHGCGTINENGELLCNFCQINGLIITGSIFPHKEIHKVTWKSPDGKTTNQIDHIMVRGDMRTSVLDTRVMRGADVYTDHYLVRSKIRLKLARNKGDKNKCKRERYDLNKLKSMDVRKKYNIEVRNRFQVLEEGNIEDPVLKYEGAVEIYTEAAKQVLGSSKKISKPWITNNTWKMVDERKEIKKRLEGTRSERLKVRLSEEYKQKNKGVKKSAREDKRKWYNMMAEDAEKAAENGRSKELYNITKILTGERKRQHTGVKSKEGELKSERNDILNRWVEHFSEVLNRQDPLHPISEEDVDMAEIIIEENGQ; encoded by the coding sequence ATGGCAGACATATCTAAAGCAGCACAAGTAgctaaggaaatgaaaaattatggTATGGACATATTAGGTATCAGTGAAAGTAGATGGAAAGGATCAGGTGAAACCAAGCTTCAAAGTGGAGACACGGTGATCTATGTTGGTGATGATGAACATCAAGTCAAGGGAGTAGCCATAATGATGAATGAAAGAGCTAAGAAATCATTGATGGAATGGACACCAATCAACAAGAGAATGATAAAGGCAAGATTCTATTCAAAGTATAAGAAACTGACAGTAATTCAAGCATATGCTCCAACAAATGATGCAAAAGAGGAAGAGAAAGAAGAATTTTACCAACAACTACAAGACAATGTTTCATCCTGCAATAAGAATGATATGCTTATAGTTATGGGAGACCTGAACGCAAAAGTAGGCAAAGACAATAGCCATATGCAAGAGGTGTTAGGAAAACATGGATGTGGGACAATTaatgaaaatggtgaattattatgtaatttctGCCAAATCAACGGCCTCATCATAACAGGCTCCATTTTCCCACATAAGGAAATACATAAAGTAACATGGAAATCCCCTGATGGCAAAACAACAAACCAAATAGATCATATAATGGTACGAGGGGACATGAGGACATCAGTATTGGATACAAGAGTAATGAGAGGAGCAGATGTGTATACTGACCACTACTTAGTAAGGTCTAAGATCAGACTCAAACTGGCAAGAAATAAAGGTGacaagaacaaatgcaaaagaGAGAGATATGACCTAAACAAGCTAAAAAGTATGGATGTAAGGAAAAAGTACAATATTGAAGTGAGAAACAGATTCCAAGTACTAGAAGAAGGTAACATAGAAGATCCAGTGTTGAAATATGAAGGTGCAGTAGAGATATACACTGAGGCAGCTAAACAGGTATTGGGGAGCAGTAAAAAGATCAGTAAACCATGGATAACCAACAATACATGGAAAATGGTtgatgaaagaaaagaaattaaaaaaagattagaAGGAACAAGATCAGAAAGATTAAAAGTGAGACTCAGTGAAGAATACAAGCAGAAAAATAAAGGGGTTAAGAAAAGTGCCAGAGAGGATAAAAGGAAGTGGTACAATATGATGGCTGAAGATGCAGAAAAAGCAGCAGAAAATGGCAGAAGCAAAGAGCTTTATAACATCACTAAAATACTAACAGGTGAAAGAAAGAGGCAACACACAGGAGTAAAAAGTAAAGAAGGAGAACTGAAAAGTGAAAGAAATGATATATTGAATAGATGGGTAGAACATTTTAGTGAAGTTTTAAATAGGCAAGATCCTCTTCATCCAATTTCAGAGGAAGATGTAGATATGGCAGAAATTATAATAGAGGAGAATGGACAGTAG